The sequence GTAGGCGCGAGCATGCGGCATCACTGTGGTGCGACATGCGGACAATTTCAAGGAGTGGTATACTTTTGGGCTCCATGGAAATTTGTTCATGGATGATTCCCCTTTGAAAGAGGTTTACATGTACGCGGTCATAAAAACCGGTGGCAAGCAATATCGCGTTGCCGCTGGCGAAAAAATCAAAGTAGAACAGATTGCTGCGGACGTAGGCCAGGAAATCGTGATCGACCAGGTTCTGGCAGTCGGCAACGGCTCTGAACTGAAGGTTGGCACGCCCCTGGTGTCCGGCGCAACTGTGAAGGCAACTGTGGTTGCTCACGGCAAGCACGACAAGGTGCGCATCTTCAAGCTGCGTCGTCGTAAGCATTACGCCAAGTCTCAAGGCCATCGCCAGCAGTTCACCGAACTGCAAATCGTGGCGGTTGCTGCTTAATTCTGAAGGAGCTTAGTCATGGCACAGAAAAAAGGCGGCGGCTCTACGCGCAACGGACGTGATTCCAAGCCAAAAATGCTGGGTGTGAAGGCCTTTGGTGGTCAGCTGATCAGCGCTGGTTCCATCATCGTGCGTCAACGTGGTACCAAGTTCCACCCCGGCACCAATGTCGGCGTGGGCAAGGACCATACCCTGTTTGCTCTGGTCGAAGGCAATGTGGTTTTTGAAACCAAGGGTGCCCTGTCCAAGCACACGGTCAGCGTGACTCCCGTCTAAGCGACGGTCTTCACCAGACCCCAGCAAAGCCCCGACCTGTCGGGGCTTTGCTGTTTCAACCGGGCAGAAAACCCGGTCTTGCCGCTGGCTTGCACGCCTGGCGGTATGCTTGCCCGGTGCCGGATGCGCCGGCTTTTGTCGTATGCGGTGTCTTTTGCCGCATGCGACAGCTTTTCCAGAGTAGCGGGATACCCCATGAAGTTCGTCGATGAAGCTTTTATTGACATTGCAGCCGGTGATGGTGGCAATGGCTGCGTGTCGTTCCGGCACGAAAAATACAAGGAATTCGGCGGCCCGGACGGGGGCGATGGCGGCCGGGGCGGTCATGTGTACGCCGTGGCCGATCCCAATCTGAACACCCTGGTCGATTACCGTTATTCGCGCCGCCACGAGGCCAAGCGCGGCGAGCATGGCAAGGGCTCGGACATGTTCGGCTCTGCGGCCGACGACATCACCTTGAGCATGCCGGTGGGCACCATCATCACCGACGCCGAAACCGGCGAAGTGCTGTATGAGCTGTTGGAGCCGGGCGAGAAGATCACCATTGCCAAGGGCGGCGATGGCGGCTTTGGCAATCTGCGTTTCAAGAGCGCCATCAACCGCGCTCCACGCCAGAAAACACCGGGCTACCCTGGCGAGCGCAAAAGCCTGAAGCTGGAGCTGAAGGTGCTGGCCGATGTGGGTCTGCTGGGCATGCCCAATGCGGGCAAGTCCACTTTTATTGCGGCGGTGTCCAACGCCCGTCCCAAGATTGCCGACTACCCCTTCACCACTTTGCACCCCAATCTGGGTGTGGTGCGTGTGGCGCCCGAGCAAAGCTTTGTCGTGGCCGATATTCCGGGCCTGATCGAAGGCGCTTCCGAAGGCGCGGGTCTGGGCCATCTGTTCCTGCGCCATCTGCAGCGCACCCGCTTGCTGCTGCATGTGGTGGACATTGCGCCGTTCGACGAGGGTGTGGACCCCGTGGCGCAAGCCAAGGCCATTGTGGAAGAGCTGCGCAAATACGACGAAGGCCTGCACAGCAAGCCGCGCTGGCTGGTGCTGAACAAGTTGGACATGGTGCCGGTCGAAGAGCGCGCGGCCAAGGTCAAGGACTTCGTCAAGCGCTTCAAGTGGAAGGGCCCGGTGTTCGAGATTTCGGCGCTGACGCGCGAAGGCTGCGAGCCGCTGATTCGCAAGATCTACGAGCATGTCCATGCCCAGCAGCTGCTGGAGCAGGGCCCCAAGGAAGTCGATCTGCGCTTTGTCGAAGCGGAAGGCGATGCCGGTCCGGACCTGAGCGATCCGCGCTTTGCGCCGCGCGATATTGACTAGCGTGTGGCCTGAGAACGGCTAAGATTTGCAGGTCGACAGCGTCACCCCCAGGGTGGCGCTGTTTTGCTTTTGAATTGATAGCTGCAAAAGCTTATAGCTAGCGATTTGCAGCCCTAAAACGCTGATAAAAAATGGCTTCCAGTGTGTTGCGCGATGCCCGTCGCATCGTGGTCAAGGTCGGTTCCAGTCTGGTCACCAACGAAGGGCGAGGCCTGGATGAGGCTGCCATCAGCGAATGGTCGCGCCAGCTGGCGTCCCTGGTGCATGGTGAGGGCGGCATCAAGCGCGAACTCATCATGGTCTCCAGCGGCGCGGTCGCCGAAGGCATGAAGCGTCTGGGCTGGGCCTCGCGGCCCAAGGAAATCCATGAGCTGCAGGCTGCCGCCGCCGTGGGCCAGATGGGCCTGGTGCAGATGTACGAGACCAAGCTGCGCGAGCAAAACGTGGGCAGCGCCCAGGTGCTGCTCACCCATGCCGATCTGGCCGACCGCGAGCGTTATCTCAACGCCCGCGTCACGCTGCTGACGCTGTTGCAACTGGGCGTGGTGCCGGTGATCAACGAGAACGACACCGTGGTCAATGACGAGATCAAGTTCGGCGACAACGACACCCTGGGGGCGCTGGTGGCCAATCTGGTGGAAGCCGATGCCCTGATCATCCTCACCGACCAGAAAGGCCTGTACACGGCCGATCCACGCAGCAACCCCGATGCCCAGTTTGTGCATGAAGCCGTGGCCGGCGACCTCAAGCTCGAAGCCATGGCCGGCGGCGTAGGCTCCAGCATTGGCAAGGGCGGCATGCTGACCAAGATCCTGGCGGCCAAGCGCGCGGCGGGCTCGGGGGCGTCTACCGTCATCGCCTGGGGGCGTGAGCAGGACGTGCTGCTGCGCCTGACCCAGGGCGAGGCCATTGGCACGCTGCTGGTGGCAGCCACGCACAAAAACCAGGCACGCAAGCAGTGGATGATGGATCACCTGCAGCTGCGCGGCGCCGTCACCGTGGATGCCGGCGCGGCCCGCGTGTTGCGTGCCGAAGGCAAAAGTCTGTTGCCCATTGGCATGACGGCCGTGGAGGGCGACTTCTCGCGCGGCGAGGTGATTGCCGTGCGCGACCCGCAAGGCCAGGAGCTGGCGCGTGGACTGGCCAATTACGCCAGCTCGGAAGCGCGGCTGCTGTGCCGCCATGCCTCCAGCGAAATCGAGCGCCTGCTGGGCTATATGGCCGAGCCCGAGATGGTGCACCGCGATAACATGGTGGTGATAGCGCGCTAGTTGCGGCTGCAAAAGTAGCTATAAAAAAAGGAGTGGCATGCCACTCCTTTTTTTGATCTTTTTGTTAGCGCGCTTCAGGATTGCGGGTCCTGGGAGGACTGTGGGTCAGGGTCGAAACTGGCGCCGGGAGGCAGTTCCAGTCCGGGGTTGAGCAGCAGGCCAAGGCGTTGCTGGGGCACCATGGGGTCTGCTTCCTGCGCCGGGGCACCATCCCGGCCACGCATGCCGCTGCGCAGATAGCGGTTGCGCTGCTCATAGCGGGGCAGAAAGCGGGCCAGCTCGGTGAGCGCCATTTCATACACCCCGCGCTTGAACTCCACCACCACATCGAGTGGCACCCAGTAATCGTTCCAGCGCCAGGCATCGAACTCGGGGTGGTCGGTGGCACGCAGGTTCAAATCCCAGTCGTGTCCGGTCAGCTGCAGCAAATACCAGATCTGCTTTTGCCCCTTGTAATGACCCCGCGCGTCACGGCGTATGTAACGGTCTGGCACCTCGTAGCGCAACCAATCCCGGGTGCGGGCCACCACGCGAACGTGGTTGGGCTTCAGCCCCACTTCTTCATGCAGTTCACGGAACATGGCCTGCTCGGGCGTTTCGCCCCGATCAATGCCACCTTGCGGAAACTGCCAGCTGTGGGTGCGGATGCGTTTTCCCCAGAACACCTGGTTCTTGTGGTTGAGCAGGATGATGCCGACGTTCGGGCGAAATCCGTCCCGGTCAAGCATAATCGAACCCCAATTTTGTCTATTGAGGCCATTATGCACGGTGCCTTGCCCCCGGCAAGGTCGGCGGCTTCATATTCCGTTTGCGCTCCCAATGAAAGCCTCCCAATTTCTTATCTCCACCCTCAAGGAAGCTCCGGCCGATGCCGAAGTGGTCAGCCACAAGCTCATGACGCGGGCTGGCATGATCAAAAAGCTGGGTGCCGGCATCTATAACTACATGCCCATGGGCCTGCGCGTGATTCGCAAGGTCGAAGCCATCGTGCGCGAGGAAATGAACCGCGCCGGTGCCATGGAAGTCACCATGCCCGTGATCCAGCCCGCCGAGCTGTGGCAGGAAACCGGTCGCTTCGACAAGATGGGCCCCGAGCTGCTGCGCATCCAGGACCGCCATGGCCGTGACTTTGTGGTGCAACCCACCAGCGAAGAGGCCGTGACCGACATCGCCCGCCAGGAGTTCAAGAGCTACAAGCAGCTGCCCAAGAACCTCTACCAGATCCAGACCAAGTTCCGCGATGAGCGCCGCCCCCGCTTTGGCCTGATGCGTGGCCGCGAGTTCACCATGAAGGATGCCTACTCCTTCGACAAGGACCACGCCGGCGCCCAGATCAGCTACCAGACCATGCGCCAGGCCTACCAGCGCATCTTTGACCGCTTCGGCCTGCAGTACCGCGCCGTGCGCGCCGACAGCGGCGCCATTGGCGGCGATCTGAGCGAAGAGTTCCAGGTGATCGCCTCCACCGGCGAAGACGCCATCGTCTACTGCCCTCAGAGCGACTACGCCGCCAACATCGAAAAGGCCGAAAGCCTGGCGCCCACGCAGGCTCGCCCCGCTGCCAGCCAGTCCATGGCCAAGGTGGCTACCCCCGGCAACAGCACCTGCGAGGCCGTGGCCGCGCAACTGGGCCTGCCGCTGTCCCAGACCGTGAAGTCGCTGGTGCTGGCCACCGACGAGCTCGACGACAAGGGCCTGATCGTCAAGACCCAGGTCTGGCTGCTGCTGCTGCGCGGCGACCATGAGATGAACGAGATCAAGGTGAGCAAGGTCGAAGGCCTGGCGGGCTTCCGCTTTGCCAGCGTGCCCGAGATCGAAGCCCACTTTGGCAGCCAGCCCGGCTACCTGGGCCCTGTCGGTCTGAAGCTGCCGGTGAACATCGTGGTGGACCGCGATGTGGCCGTGATGGCCGACTGGGTGTGCGGCGCCAATGAAGAGGGCTTCCACATCACCGGTGTGAATTTTGGCCGCGACCTGGCCGAGCCCACCGTGGTGGCCGATCTGCGCAATGTGGTGGCTGGCGACAAGTCGCCCGATGGCGCCGGTGTGCTGGCCATCGAACGCGGCATTGAAATCGGCCATGTGTTCTACCTGGGCACCAAGTATTCCCAGGCCATGAATGCCACCTTCCTGGGCGACAACGGCAAGCCCCAGCACTTCGAGATGGGCTGCTACGGCATCGGCATCACCCGCCTGCCGGCTGCGGCCATCGAGCAGAACCATGACGAGCGCGGCATCATCTGGCCCGACGCGATTGCGCCTTTCACCGTGGTGATCTGCCCTATTGGCATGGGCCGCAGCGAAGCCGTCAAGGAAGAAGCCTTCAAACTCTATGAGGCCCTGCTGGCCCTGGGTGTGGACGTGATCCTGGACGACCGCGACGAGCGCCCAGGCGCCATGCTGGCCGACTGGGAGCTGATTGGCGTGCCCCACCGCGTGGTGTTGGGTGATCGTGGCCTCAAGGACGGCGTGGTGGAATACCAGCACCGCCGCGATGCAGAAGCCACCAAGATCGCCACGGGCGACGCTTTGTCGCACCTCAAGGCGCAGCTGGGCTTGAACTAAGCTTTTCCCCATGACAAAAAGGCAGCGGCAACGCTGCCTTTTTTTATGCCTTCACGCAGGGACTGGTGCAGGGCTTGGTGGAAAGGACTCTCCCATGGAAATGCGGCATGCAAGCACAGGCGCTTGCTCCCGCCGCGCCTGCCTGGGCGCGGTCGCGACCTGGATGCTGGGCCTGGGCCGTAGCACCCAGGCCCATGCCGGTGGCCAGTTGGAGGAGCCGCTGGCCGATGCCGTGCGCACCGCGCTGCGCGCGGCCCTGGGCGGTTTGGCGCTGCCGGAGCCGGTATTTGCCAGCACCGAGGCGCGCATGGCCTATCTGCGCTGGCTGGTGCAGATGAGCCAGCGGCTGGCACCGCGCCAGGGCGATGCCTCCGTGCGCCGCGACTTTCTGCAGACCGCCTGGTATGAGGCCGGCCGCGCCGGGCTGGAGGTGTCTCTGGTGTTGGGCCTGGTGCAGGTGGAAAGCGCTTTTCGCCAGCACGCCATCTCGCAGGCCGGTGCACGCGGCTATATGCAGGTCATGCCGTTTTGGGCGCGGACCATAGGCGACGGCGATGCGGGCAAGCTGTTTCAGCTGCAGACCAATCTGCGCTATGGCTGCGTGATACTGCGCCACTATCTGGACCGTGAGCGTGGCGATATGGCCATGGCCCTGGGGCGCTACCACGGCAGCCGGGGCCAGCATGCTTACCCGAGCGCGGTGCTGGCGGCCCAGCGCTACTGGATGCTGGGCAGCGCCTGAAAGCTCTTGAAAGCACAGCCTGTAAGCACAGGCTGCTATCAAAATTGGAAATCGTAGAAACGAAAAAGGCTGCCGCAGCAGCCTTTTGGCGATGCAGATGCTCAGAGCATCCACAGGGTTCTCAGAGCGTGAACACGCTCTCAGGGCACCAACGGGTGCTGGCCGGCCGCCGGGGCGTCGGGCACGCCGGTATTCAGCGGCGGGGGCAGCTCGGGTGTGGGCAAGGCGGGTGGGGCCGGGGGCATCAGCCCATCGCTGAGACGGGAAACCAGCACCTGGTCGATGCGGTAGCTGTCCACGTCAATCACCTCGAACTTGTAGCCCCCCCAGTCCACGCTGTCGGTGCGGCGCGGCACACGGCGCAGCATGACCATCAGAAAACCCGCCAGGGTCTCGTATTCGTCGTCATGCGGCATTTCTTCCAGGTCCAGGGCGCGGATCACATCGTCGATGGGGGTAACACCGTCGATGAGCCAGGAATGCGCATCGCGGCGCACGATCTGCTGCTCCTCGTCATCGGCCGTTACCAGGTCGCCCATCACCGTGCTCATCACGTCATTGAGCGTGACCACGCCCACCACCAGACTGTATTCGTTGAGGATGATGGCAAAGTCCTCGTGCACCTGCTGGAACTGGTTCAGCACCTCGGCCAGCGTCAGCCGGTCGGGCACGATCAAGGCCTTGTGCACCAGGCTGCTGCCGTCCTGCAGCGAAATGGGCTGGTTGTTCAGCACGCGCTGGAACAGGTCCTTGGCGTCCACATAGCCCACCACATGGTCGATATCGCCATCGCACACCGGGTAGGTGGAATAGGGCTCCTCGGCAATGCGGGCGCGGATCACTGCGTCGGGGTCGTCGCGCAGGAAATAGGCCACGCTTTCGCGCTGCGTCATGGCCGAGGATACGGTGCGCGTGTCCAGCTCAAAGATATTCGCAATCACCTGTTGCTCGCGCCGTTCCAGCACGCCGGCGCGGGTGCCGGCTTCGGTCATGGCCAGAATATCGTCCGAGGTGATGCGCTCGTCACGCACCATGGGCAGGCCGAACAGGCGGAACAGGGCATCGGTGATGCGGCTGTAGAACCAGACGATGGGCTTGAGCAGGCTCATGCACAGCTGCATCGGAGCCAGCACGCGCAGCAGCAGGTATTCCGGCTGGGACATGCTCAGGCGCCGGGGCAGAAGGTCGGCAAACAGAATGAACAGCGAGGTGATGAGGAAAAAGGACAGCACCGAGCCCATGCTCTGCGCCGTGCTGGCGGGCAGCCACCAGGCCAGAACCTCGGCAAAGCCGCCACTGAACGTGCCCTCGCCCACGATACCGCCCAGGATGGCGATGGCGTTCTGTCCCACCTGCACCACAGTGAAATAGTCACCGGGCTGCTCTTGCATCTTCATGGCTTTTTCTGCACGGGGGTCACCCTCGTCGGCCATTTGACGCAGGCGCAGGCGACGGGAAGCGGCCAGGGATATTTCCGCAACGGCCACGAAGGCGCTGGCGGAGATCAGAACAGCAATGATGATCAGGCTTTGGGTCAGGGTCATAGGCGAGTGGGGTGGCGGGTGACTGCCGAATGTCACCGGGGCGCATGCCTCCTTTGCATGCCGGCTTTCATCTACTCTTGCGCCGCTGCCTGGCGGCCAGAAACGAAAAACCGCCCTCTAAGGGGCGGCTTGATAGGGCTGAGTGAGGCGAGCAAAGGCCATGCCAGCCATGCTGGCCATTGGCGTTGGCATCGTGTTTTGCAGTTGCATATCGAACCCATGCAACTGGCGCAGCGCCCCCATCAGGGCGCCGCGCAAGGGCCGCCCCGCCGCGCTGGCGCCGTCCCCCTCCCGCGAAGCGAGAGAGGGGGACGGCGCGAAGCGGCTCAGGGGGAGCTTCATCTCTTAGCCCTGGATCAACTGCTGCAGCTCACCGGACTCGTACATCTCCATCATGATGTCCGAGCCGCCGATGAACTCACCCTTCACATACAGCTGGGGAATGGTGGGCCAGTTGCTGTAGTCCTTGATGGCCTGGCGGATTTCCTGGTCTTCCAGCACGTTCACCGTGGCAATGGCCTTGGGCTCCACGCCGCAGGCCTTCAGAATCTGCACGGCACGGCCGGAGAAGCCGCACATGGGGAAGCTGGCGCTGCCCTTCATGAACAGCAAGATGTCGTTGTTCTTGACCAGTTGGTCTATGCGTTGTTGAACGTCGCTCATGGGGTTCTCCTTGTAAGGGATCTGCAGGCGCATTGCCATGCAGCATTGCCGTTGATTATTTCACTGTCTGCACCCGGCTGTGGGCTGTGGGTGATTGCCCTGCCGTGCAACGCACAATGCCGGCCAGGTCGTGGCGGTGCTGGACAGCGGTGAACCCCGCGGTTTGCAGCAGGGCGGCCACGGCTTCGGCCTGGTCCCAGCCATGCTCGATCAGCAGCCAGCCACCCGCGGTCAGCCGGGCCGGCGCCTGGGCCGCGATGGCGCGGATGTCATCCAGACCATCTTCCCCACTGGTGAGGGCCTGGCGCGGTTCGTGGTGCAGCGCGGGCATATGGGGGTCATCTTCGCGGATATAGGGCGGGTTGGTGACGATGGCATCAAACAAACCCTCCAGCTGCTCCAGCCAGGAGCTGTGCACAAAGCGCACAGGCAGCTGCAGACGCTGGGCATTGGCGCTGGCCACGGCCAGGGCGTCCAGGCTGGCATCCACGGCCGTGACTTCGGCGTCGGGGCGTTGGTGTTGCAAGGCCAGGGCAATGGCGCCGCTGCCCGTGCCCAGGTCGGCTACCTTCGGTTTTGATAGCGGCTGCAGCAGCTCCAGCGCCCATTCCACCAGGGTTTCGGTATCGGGGCGGGGGTCCAGCACGCGGGCATCCACTTGCAGACTGAGGCCAAAGAATTCCTTGTGACCGGTCAGATAGGCCACGGGCTCTCCATCCAGGCGGCGCGACAGCAGCTGTCCCCATTGCGCGGCCTGTGCCGGGGTGAGGGCGTCGTTGTCATGGGTCAGCAACCAGGCGCGGCCCGCATCGCCTTGGCCCACGCAGTGCAGCAGCAGCATCTGGGCGTCGATGCGCGCCAGGCCTTGTGCGGCCGCCTGCTGCAAGGCCTGGGCCACGGTGGGCAAGGGGGTGTGGGCGGATTCGGTCACGGCAGTGCAAATGCTCCAGGCAGAAAGGAAAGGGGGCGGGTTCAGCGGCGCGGGGCGTCCACAAAAGGGCGTGCCTGCAGCACCAGGATTTGCTCGCCCTGCAGCGCCCATTCAATGTCCTGGGCCTGTCCGCCAAAGCGCCGCTGCACCGCCAGGCCCACGGCGGCCAGACGTGGTACCAGGGCGTCGGTGAGCACGGCGCGGCCTGCGGTGGTGGGCACTTCGCGCACGCCACCGGCGGGGTCCAACTGCAGGGCCACATCGTCGGCAGAGCGGTTCAGCACCTGTATGGCCTTGGAGCGGCTGGAGTAGAGGATTTGTTCGGCCACGCGCTGGCCTTCGACCACGCGGATGCCAATGCCGCGCTTGGCCGCGATATAGGTGGCATGGCG comes from Comamonas sp. GB3 AK4-5 and encodes:
- the rplU gene encoding 50S ribosomal protein L21; protein product: MYAVIKTGGKQYRVAAGEKIKVEQIAADVGQEIVIDQVLAVGNGSELKVGTPLVSGATVKATVVAHGKHDKVRIFKLRRRKHYAKSQGHRQQFTELQIVAVAA
- the rpmA gene encoding 50S ribosomal protein L27, translating into MAQKKGGGSTRNGRDSKPKMLGVKAFGGQLISAGSIIVRQRGTKFHPGTNVGVGKDHTLFALVEGNVVFETKGALSKHTVSVTPV
- the cgtA gene encoding Obg family GTPase CgtA encodes the protein MKFVDEAFIDIAAGDGGNGCVSFRHEKYKEFGGPDGGDGGRGGHVYAVADPNLNTLVDYRYSRRHEAKRGEHGKGSDMFGSAADDITLSMPVGTIITDAETGEVLYELLEPGEKITIAKGGDGGFGNLRFKSAINRAPRQKTPGYPGERKSLKLELKVLADVGLLGMPNAGKSTFIAAVSNARPKIADYPFTTLHPNLGVVRVAPEQSFVVADIPGLIEGASEGAGLGHLFLRHLQRTRLLLHVVDIAPFDEGVDPVAQAKAIVEELRKYDEGLHSKPRWLVLNKLDMVPVEERAAKVKDFVKRFKWKGPVFEISALTREGCEPLIRKIYEHVHAQQLLEQGPKEVDLRFVEAEGDAGPDLSDPRFAPRDID
- the proB gene encoding glutamate 5-kinase, producing MASSVLRDARRIVVKVGSSLVTNEGRGLDEAAISEWSRQLASLVHGEGGIKRELIMVSSGAVAEGMKRLGWASRPKEIHELQAAAAVGQMGLVQMYETKLREQNVGSAQVLLTHADLADRERYLNARVTLLTLLQLGVVPVINENDTVVNDEIKFGDNDTLGALVANLVEADALIILTDQKGLYTADPRSNPDAQFVHEAVAGDLKLEAMAGGVGSSIGKGGMLTKILAAKRAAGSGASTVIAWGREQDVLLRLTQGEAIGTLLVAATHKNQARKQWMMDHLQLRGAVTVDAGAARVLRAEGKSLLPIGMTAVEGDFSRGEVIAVRDPQGQELARGLANYASSEARLLCRHASSEIERLLGYMAEPEMVHRDNMVVIAR
- a CDS encoding RNA pyrophosphohydrolase, with protein sequence MLDRDGFRPNVGIILLNHKNQVFWGKRIRTHSWQFPQGGIDRGETPEQAMFRELHEEVGLKPNHVRVVARTRDWLRYEVPDRYIRRDARGHYKGQKQIWYLLQLTGHDWDLNLRATDHPEFDAWRWNDYWVPLDVVVEFKRGVYEMALTELARFLPRYEQRNRYLRSGMRGRDGAPAQEADPMVPQQRLGLLLNPGLELPPGASFDPDPQSSQDPQS
- a CDS encoding proline--tRNA ligase; this translates as MKASQFLISTLKEAPADAEVVSHKLMTRAGMIKKLGAGIYNYMPMGLRVIRKVEAIVREEMNRAGAMEVTMPVIQPAELWQETGRFDKMGPELLRIQDRHGRDFVVQPTSEEAVTDIARQEFKSYKQLPKNLYQIQTKFRDERRPRFGLMRGREFTMKDAYSFDKDHAGAQISYQTMRQAYQRIFDRFGLQYRAVRADSGAIGGDLSEEFQVIASTGEDAIVYCPQSDYAANIEKAESLAPTQARPAASQSMAKVATPGNSTCEAVAAQLGLPLSQTVKSLVLATDELDDKGLIVKTQVWLLLLRGDHEMNEIKVSKVEGLAGFRFASVPEIEAHFGSQPGYLGPVGLKLPVNIVVDRDVAVMADWVCGANEEGFHITGVNFGRDLAEPTVVADLRNVVAGDKSPDGAGVLAIERGIEIGHVFYLGTKYSQAMNATFLGDNGKPQHFEMGCYGIGITRLPAAAIEQNHDERGIIWPDAIAPFTVVICPIGMGRSEAVKEEAFKLYEALLALGVDVILDDRDERPGAMLADWELIGVPHRVVLGDRGLKDGVVEYQHRRDAEATKIATGDALSHLKAQLGLN
- a CDS encoding transglycosylase SLT domain-containing protein, whose translation is MEMRHASTGACSRRACLGAVATWMLGLGRSTQAHAGGQLEEPLADAVRTALRAALGGLALPEPVFASTEARMAYLRWLVQMSQRLAPRQGDASVRRDFLQTAWYEAGRAGLEVSLVLGLVQVESAFRQHAISQAGARGYMQVMPFWARTIGDGDAGKLFQLQTNLRYGCVILRHYLDRERGDMAMALGRYHGSRGQHAYPSAVLAAQRYWMLGSA
- a CDS encoding hemolysin family protein, producing MTLTQSLIIIAVLISASAFVAVAEISLAASRRLRLRQMADEGDPRAEKAMKMQEQPGDYFTVVQVGQNAIAILGGIVGEGTFSGGFAEVLAWWLPASTAQSMGSVLSFFLITSLFILFADLLPRRLSMSQPEYLLLRVLAPMQLCMSLLKPIVWFYSRITDALFRLFGLPMVRDERITSDDILAMTEAGTRAGVLERREQQVIANIFELDTRTVSSAMTQRESVAYFLRDDPDAVIRARIAEEPYSTYPVCDGDIDHVVGYVDAKDLFQRVLNNQPISLQDGSSLVHKALIVPDRLTLAEVLNQFQQVHEDFAIILNEYSLVVGVVTLNDVMSTVMGDLVTADDEEQQIVRRDAHSWLIDGVTPIDDVIRALDLEEMPHDDEYETLAGFLMVMLRRVPRRTDSVDWGGYKFEVIDVDSYRIDQVLVSRLSDGLMPPAPPALPTPELPPPLNTGVPDAPAAGQHPLVP
- the grxD gene encoding Grx4 family monothiol glutaredoxin yields the protein MSDVQQRIDQLVKNNDILLFMKGSASFPMCGFSGRAVQILKACGVEPKAIATVNVLEDQEIRQAIKDYSNWPTIPQLYVKGEFIGGSDIMMEMYESGELQQLIQG
- the prmC gene encoding peptide chain release factor N(5)-glutamine methyltransferase, which codes for MTESAHTPLPTVAQALQQAAAQGLARIDAQMLLLHCVGQGDAGRAWLLTHDNDALTPAQAAQWGQLLSRRLDGEPVAYLTGHKEFFGLSLQVDARVLDPRPDTETLVEWALELLQPLSKPKVADLGTGSGAIALALQHQRPDAEVTAVDASLDALAVASANAQRLQLPVRFVHSSWLEQLEGLFDAIVTNPPYIREDDPHMPALHHEPRQALTSGEDGLDDIRAIAAQAPARLTAGGWLLIEHGWDQAEAVAALLQTAGFTAVQHRHDLAGIVRCTAGQSPTAHSRVQTVK